In Salvelinus alpinus chromosome 20, SLU_Salpinus.1, whole genome shotgun sequence, a genomic segment contains:
- the LOC139546218 gene encoding tubulin alpha chain-like, with the protein MRECISMHVGQAGVQMGNACWELYCLEHGIQPDGQMPSDKTCGGGDDSFNTFFSETGAGKHVPRAIFVDLEPTVIDEVRTGTYRQLFHPEQLITGKEDAANNYARGHYTIGKEIIDLVLDRTRKLADQCTGLQGFLIFHSFGGGTGSGFTSLLMERLSVDYGKKSKLEFAVYPAPQVSTAVVEPYNSILTTHTTLEHSDCAFMVDNEAIYDICRRNLDIERPSYTNLNRLIGQIVSSITASLRFDGALNVDLTEFQTNLVPYPRIHFPLATYAPVISAEKAYHEQLSVADITNACFEPANQMVKCDPRHGKYMACCLLYRGDVVPKDVNSAIAAIKTKRTIQFVDWCPTGFKVGINYQPPTAVPGGDLAKVQRAVCMLSNTTAIAEAWARLDHKFDLMYAKRAFVHWYVGEGMEEGEFSEAREDMAALEKDYEEVGTDSVGEEDEEGEEY; encoded by the exons ATG CGTGAGTGTATCTCTATGCATGTGGGCCAAGCCGGAGTCCAGATGGGTAACGCCTGTTGGGAGCTGTACTGCCTGGAGCATGGGATCCAGCCAGACGGACAGATGCCCAGTgacaagacttgtggaggtggAGACGACTCCTTCAACACCTTCTTCAGTGAGACCGGAGCCGGAAAACATGTCCCCCGTGCCATCTTTGTTGATCTGGAGCCCACTGTCATCG ATGAGGTGAGGACAGGTACCTATCGCCAGCTGTTCCACCCTGAGCAGCTCATTACGGGTAAGGAAGATGCTGCCAACAACTACGCCCGCGGTCACTACACCATTGGCAAAGAAATCATTGACCTGGTTCTGGACAGGACACGCAAACTG GCTGACCAGTGTACTGGACTCCAGGGATTCCTCATCTTCCACAGCTTTGGAGGAGGCACCGGTTCTGGTTTCACCTCCCTGCTGATGGAACGTCTGTCTGTGGACTACGGAAAGAAGTCTAAGCTGGAGTTCGCCGTTTACCCAGCTCCCCAGGTGTCCACGGCTGTGGTGGAGCCCTACAACTCTATCCTGACCACTCACACCACCCTGGAACACTCTGACTGTGCCTTCATGGTGGACAATGAGGCCATCTATGATATCTGCCGCAGGAACCTCGATATTGAGCGTCCCTCGTACACCAACCTCAACAGGCTCATTGGCCAGATCGTCTCCTCCATCACTGCCTCCCTGCGATTCGATGGAGCCCTGAATGTtgatctgacagagttccagaccaACTTGGTGCCCTACCCCCGTATCCACTTCCCTCTGGCTACCTATGCCCCAGTCATCTCAGCTGAGAAGGCCTATCATGAGCAGCTGTCAGTCGCTGACATCACAAACGCCTGCTTCGAGCCAGCCaatcagatggtgaagtgtgatccTCGTCACGGCAAATACATGGCCTGCTGTCTCCTGTACCGTGGTGACGTTGTTCCCAAAGATGTCAACTCTGCCATCGCTGCCATAAAGACCAAACGCACCATCCAGTTTGTGGACTGGTGTCCCACTGGCTTCAAGGTGGGTATCAACTACCAGCCCCCTACGGCGGTTCCTGGAGGAGACCTGGCCAAGGTCCAGAGGGCTGTGTGCATGCTGAGTAACACCACAGCTATCGCTGAGGCCTGGGCCCGTTTGGACCACAAGTTTGACCTGATGTATGCCAAGAGAGCCTTCGTGCACTGGTACGTTGGTGAGGGCATGGAGGAGGGAGAGTTCTCTGAGGCCAGAGAAGACATGGCAGCCCTGGAGAAGGACTATGAAGAGGTGGGCACTGACAGCGTgggagaagaggatgaggagggagaggaatatTAA
- the LOC139546220 gene encoding uncharacterized protein, with translation MIDMQFIVLQPCCSLGCVIRTNLGLGPRLHQDARPSTRSPPGRQAVYRVSTRTPGRLPGLHQDARPSTGSPPGRQAVYQVSTRMPGRLPGLHQDARPSTRSPPGRQAVYRVSTRTPGRLPGLHQDARPSTKSPPGRQAVYRVSTRTPGRLPGLHQDARPSTGSPPGRQAVYRVSTRTPGRLPGLHQDARPSTGSPPGRQAVYRVSTRTPGRLPGLHQDARPSTRSPPGRQAVYQVSTRTPGRLPGLHQDARPSTRSPPGCQAVYLVATRTPGRLPGLHQDARPSTGSPPGRQAVYRVSTRTPGRLLGLHQDARPSTWSPPGRQAVYQVSTRTSTRSPPGRQAVYQVSPSPLHIPLTHPSPLPIFSSPLPSPLPYTTLSSPPSLPLPSPLLSPLPYTTLSSPLLSSPLLSSPLLSSPLLSSPLLSSPPCVGSPYHPAVSDFMRARAGND, from the exons ATGATTGATATGCAATTTATAGTCCTTCAACCTTGTTGTTCACTTGGATGTGTTATTCGAACAA ATCTAGGCCTTGGACCGCGTCTCCACCAGGACGCCAGGCCGTCTACCAGGTCTCCACCAGGACGCCAGGCCGTCTACCGGGTCTCCACCAGGACGCCAGGCCGTCTACCGGGTCTCCACCAGGACGCCAGGCCGTCTACCGGGTCTCCACCAGGACGCCAGGCCGTCTACCAGGTCTCCACCAGGATGCCAGGCCGTCTACCAGGTCTCCACCAGGACGCCAGGCCGTCTACCAGGTCTCCACCAGGACGCCAGGCCGTCTACCGGGTCTCCACCAGGACGCCAGGCCGTCTACCGGGTCTCCACCAGGACGCCAGGCCGTCTACCAAGTCTCCACCAGGACGCCAGGCCGTCTACCGGGTCTCCACCAGGACGCCAGGCCGTCTACCTGGTCTCCACCAGGACGCCAGGCCGTCTACCGGGTCTCCACCAGGACGCCAGGCCGTCTACCGGGTCTCCACCAGGACGCCAGGCCGTCTACCGGGTCTCCACCAGGACGCCAGGCCGTCTACCGGGTCTCCACCAGGACGCCAGGCCGTCTACCGGGTCTCCACCAGGACGCCAGGCCGTCTACCTGGTCTCCACCAGGACGCCAGGCCGTCTACCAGGTCTCCACCAGGACGCCAGGCCGTCTACCAGGTCTCCACCAGGACGCCAGGCCGTCTACCTGGTCTCCACCAGGACGCCAGGCCGTCTACCAGGTCTCCACCAGGATGCCAGGCCGTCTACCTGGTCGCCACCAGGACGCCAGGCCGTCTACCAGGTCTCCACCAGGACGCCAGGCCTTCTACCGGGTCTCCACCAGGACGCCAGGCCGTCTACCGGGTCTCCACCAGGACGCCAGGCCGTCTACTGGGTCTCCACCAGGACGCCAGGCCTTCTACCTGGTCTCCACCAGGACGCCAGGCCGTCTACCAGGTCTCCACCAGGACGTCTACCAGGTCTCCACCAGGACGCCAGGCCGTCTACcaggtctctccctctcccctacacatccccctcacccatccctctcccctccccatcttctcctctcccctcccctcccccctcccctacaccaccctctcctctcccccctcccttcctctcccctcacccctcctctcccctctcccttacaccaccctctcctctcctctcctctcctctcctctcctctcctctcctctcctctcctctcctctcctctcctctcctctcctctcctctcctccttgtgTAGGCTCTCCATACCATCCAGCTGTCTCTGACTTCATGAGAGCTAGAGCAGGGAATGACTAG
- the LOC139546217 gene encoding tubulin alpha chain-like, which produces MRECISMHVGQAGVQMGNACWELYCLEHGIQPDGQMPSDKTRGGGDDSFNTFFSETGAGKHVPRAIFVDLEPTVIDEVRTGIYRQLFHPEQLITGKEDAANNYARGHYTIGKEIIDIVLDRTRKLADQCTGLQGFLIFHSFGGGTGSGFTSLLMERLSVDYGKKSKLEFAVYPAPQVSTAVVEPYNSILTTHTTLEHSDCAFMVDNEAIYDICRRNLDIERPSYTNLNRLIGQIVSSITASLRFDGALNVDLTEFQTNLVPYPRIHFPLATYAPVISAEKAYHEQLSVADITNACFEPANQMVKCDPRHGKYMACCLLYRGDVVPKDVNSAIAAIKTKRSIQFVDWCPTGFKVGINYQPPTVVPGGDLAKVQRAVCMLSNTTAIAEAWARLDHKFDLMYAKRAFVHWYVGEGMEEGEFSEAREDMAALEKDYEEVGTDSVGEEDEEGEEY; this is translated from the exons ATG CGTGAGTGTATCTCTATGCATGTGGGCCAAGCCGGAGTCCAGATGGGTAACGCCTGTTGGGAGCTGTACTGCCTGGAGCATGGGATCCAGCCAGACGGACAGATGCCCAGTGACAAGACTCGTGGAGGTGGAGACGACTCTTTCAACACCTTCTTCAGTGAGACCGGAGCCGGAAAACATGTCCCCCGTGCCATCTTCGTTGATCTGGAGCCCACTGTCATCG ATGAGGTGAGGACCGGTATCTATCGCCAGCTGTTCCACCCTGAGCAGCTGATCACCGGTAAGGAGGATGCTGCCAACAACTACGCCCGCGGTCACTACACCATCGGCAAGGAGATCATTGACATCGTGCTGGACAGGACACGCAAACTG GCTGACCAGTGTACTGGACTCCAGGGATTCCTCATCTTCCACAGCTTTGGAGGAGGCACCGGTTCTGGTTTCACCTCCCTGCTGATGGAACGTCTGTCTGTGGACTACGGAAAGAAGTCTAAGCTGGAGTTCGCCGTTTACCCAGCTCCCCAGGTGTCCACGGCTGTGGTGGAGCCCTACAACTCTATCCTGACCACCCACACCACCCTGGAGCACTCTGACTGTGCCTTCATGGTGGACAATGAGGCCATCTATGATATCTGCCGCAGGAACCTCGATATTGAGCGTCCCTCGTACACCAACCTCAACAGGCTCATTGGCCAGATCGTCTCCTCCATCACTGCCTCCCTACGATTCGATGGAGCCCTGAATGTtgatctgacagagttccagaccaACTTGGTGCCCTACCCTCGTATCCACTTCCCTCTGGCTACCTATGCCCCAGTCATCTCCGCTGAGAAGGCCTATCACGAGCAGCTGTCAGTCGCTGACATCACAAACGCCTGCTTCGAGCCAGCCaatcagatggtgaagtgtgaccCTCGTCACGGCAAATACATGGCCTGCTGTCTCCTGTACCGTGGCGACGTTGTTCCCAAAGATGTCAACTCTGCCATCGCTGCCATCAAAACCAAGAGGAGCATCCAGTTTGTGGACTGGTGTCCCACTGGCTTCAAGGTGGGTATCAACTACCAGCCCCCTACGGTGGTTCCTGGAGGAGACCTGGCCAAGGTCCAGAGGGCCGTGTGCATGCTGAGTAACACCACAGCCATCGCTGAGGCCTGGGCCCGTTTGGACCACAAGTTTGACCTGATGTATGCCAAGAGAGCCTTCGTGCACTGGTACGTTGGTGAGGGCATGGAGGAGGGAGAGTTCTCTGAGGCCAGGGAAGACATGGCAGCCCTGGAGAAGGACTATGAAGAGGTGGGCACTGACAGCGTgggagaagaggatgaggagggagaggaatatTAA